In one Thermomicrobiales bacterium genomic region, the following are encoded:
- the rlmB gene encoding 23S rRNA (guanosine(2251)-2'-O)-methyltransferase RlmB, protein MRTRPTERPGGARTDSRRRKPGGNSEILYGRNAVRESLLANRRRHQRLLVGDGIEQHARIQEITQIAVDRGIEVKRTPRHDLDTLVSGNHQGVALVTSAYPYAEVLNLAELAANHRALLALDGLADPQNVGTLLRTAEITGIAGVIIPTDRAASITPAVVNASAGAVEHLNILQEVNLSRWLMRAKEAGFWVVGLAGDDEASSLFEVSMQPPVVIVTGSEGAGIRRLVRETCDIVAAIPMAGQIASLNAAVAGSIALYEVFRDRDSDSDAVVVT, encoded by the coding sequence TTGAGGACTCGGCCGACGGAGCGACCTGGCGGCGCAAGGACTGACAGTCGACGGCGAAAGCCTGGCGGCAATAGCGAGATCCTGTACGGCAGGAATGCCGTTCGGGAGTCGCTGCTCGCGAATCGTCGTCGCCACCAGCGTCTGCTGGTCGGTGACGGTATTGAGCAGCATGCGCGCATTCAGGAGATCACACAGATAGCAGTCGATCGGGGTATTGAGGTCAAGCGCACACCGCGTCACGACCTCGACACGCTGGTCAGCGGCAACCATCAGGGTGTCGCCCTGGTCACCTCCGCTTATCCGTATGCGGAAGTGCTGAACCTCGCCGAGCTGGCCGCGAATCATCGGGCCCTGCTGGCGCTCGACGGACTCGCCGACCCGCAGAACGTCGGGACGCTGCTCCGGACGGCTGAGATCACCGGTATTGCCGGTGTAATCATTCCGACCGATCGAGCGGCGTCGATCACGCCGGCTGTCGTCAACGCATCGGCTGGCGCAGTCGAGCACCTGAACATCCTGCAGGAGGTCAACCTCAGCCGCTGGCTCATGCGAGCCAAAGAGGCTGGGTTCTGGGTCGTCGGTCTGGCCGGTGACGACGAGGCGTCATCGTTGTTCGAGGTCAGCATGCAGCCACCGGTCGTCATCGTCACAGGCTCCGAGGGAGCGGGCATACGGCGGCTCGTGCGAGAGACATGCGACATCGTCGCCGCAATCCCGATGGCAGGGCAGATCGCTTCTCTGAATGCAGCAGTCGCCGGATCGATCGCACTCTACGAGGTGTTTCGCGATCGTGACAGCGATTCTGATGCTGTGGTGGTGACGTAA